Genomic segment of Oncorhynchus tshawytscha isolate Ot180627B linkage group LG28, Otsh_v2.0, whole genome shotgun sequence:
tcgttccacttcatgattgtgtcccacttgttgttgattcttcacaaaaaaatacagttttatatctttatgtttgatgcctgaaatgtggcaaaaggtcgcaaagttcaagggggccgaatactttcgcaaggcactgtatgtacattaaACGGCTCTGGCTATttaccaagttctgctctcctcCGTTTGACTTCCATGCCACCAGTTACACACTCCTGACACCCTGGTTCTAAATCAATggttgtttagtagtccgaaaatgtcAGAAATATTCACTTGCTTGAccttgctgtaggtcatgtaactaactgtttgttacatgcaaaatGCTTTTcggacttcaccagacagatgtggctctccggttttgtgatgaaacacttgaatttattctgccactgtgtcttattattgtctcggccttaggcctatatatcacattGGCAGGGgacatgaactaacaggttagAGAGCAAATAAttaattatcacaacacatacagtagtaaTTATGGCTTTTTTCCCCTGGCCTGGCATCCACAGTGATTGTCATTATCATAATGAAAGCGTGTATTTGAGAGCCATATTGGCCAAGTTGCTCTGTTTAAAACTATATAAAGATACACAAGTTTGTATTTCTAGGATTCAGAGCACTGTCATTCTTCAACACTTTGTATGACCCCTCGTCAGACAATGCAATGAGTCCACAGTGGTTACCTCTGAGAAGTAACCTCAGACAGTGGTTACCTCTGAGACTCGACGAGGAATGACTCCAAACCGTTCTCATAATGAAACGCTACCAAGCACAGCGTCAACTAAAGTGTTTATCTACAGTTTGTTTTGAACAGCATTCCTATTATAGTCTTAGGAAACATGTATTGATATAAGTTCATTATTTTATTCTCATGGAATTGCATTTACCATCGTGACAAGAGGACAATGTTGATAAAGATCAAGAGTATTGTGACGTAGCAATATAGTCATAATGACATTACAGACGATTATTTCTAAGTTTCTTCTTCAGTCTTTGCCTCTCTAACCTGTGATATTAGACAACCATCCCctgccccatccccagccctctCTCCAAGCCCTATCACTAgctctctatcccccccctcaTCTTCAGTCCCAGACCTCTCTCCAAGCCACATCCCCAGCCATCTATCCCCTTCAACCCCACCCTCATCCTcagtcccagacctctttccaagCCACATCTCCAGCCATCTATCCCCCTACCCCCATTCCCAGTCCCAGACCTCTCTCCATGCCACATCCGCAGCCCTTTATCCCCCTACCCGAATTCCCAGTCCCAGACCTCTCTCCAAACCACATCCCAAGccctatcccccccccccacacacacacttagaactTAGGGTTCCAAAACAGTTATTTGGCTGtcaccataggagaaccctttttggttccaggtagaactcttttgcgTTTcaagtagaaccctctgtgggaagggttctacatagaacagAAAAGGGATCCacctggaaccaaatagggttcttcaaagggttctcctatgggaacagccaaagaaaccttttaggttctagatagcacctttttttctaagagttcaCCCCCATCTCTAGTCCCAGACCTCTCTCCAAGCCCCAGCCCACTGTCTATCCATCTCCAGGCCCAGACCTCTCTCCAAGGCCCAGCCCACCATCCATCTCCAGTCCCAGACCTCTCTCCAAGCCCCAGCCCACTGTCCATCCATCTCCAGGCCCAGACCTCTCTCCAAGCTCCAGCCCACTGTCCATCCATCTCCGGTCCCAGACCTCTCTCCATGCCCCAGCCCACTGTCCATCCATCTCCAGTCCCAGACCTTTTTCCAAGCCCCAGCCCACTGTCCATCCATCTCCAGGCCCAGACCTCTCTTCAAGCCCCAGCCCACTGTCCATCCATCTCCAGTCCCAGACCTCTCTCCAAGCCCCAGCCCACTGTCCATCCATCTCCAGTCCCAGACCTCTCTCCAAGCCCCAGCCCACTGTCCATCCATCTCCAGTCCCAGACCTCTCTCCAAGCCCCAGCCCACTGTCCATCCATCTCCAGTCCCAGACCTCTCTTCAAGCCCCAGCCCACTGTCCAGCCATCTCCAGTCTAAGACTCAGTATATCAAGGCCCTAGCACATCCAGCACAGACATGGTAGCAAACACCCAGACTTCCTCtggtcgctgtctctctctctctctgccagacaGAGGACTGGAGGCCAGAGACAGGGGACACAGGAGGAATGTAGGACGTCAATGGGAAGGAACTCATTCAGAGGTGCCaaaagagagagattattaattgtAGTTTATGACAGCAAGCTGGGAGGGGAAAAGGATTGTTGATGAGCACAAGCACATTTACTGTAGGTTGTCTGATTCGGAAACTATGGCTGAGGATTAAGGACTTGTGTTTTATTATTACTGCACATTGAACCACAAGTATTTAACGGGGTGTCACAACAAAAATAGTGTCAACGATAACTCCACTGTAGTAGCCTGGGTAACGATAACTCCACTGTAGTAGCCTGGGTAACGATAACTCCACTGTAGTAGCCTGGGTAACGATAACTCCACTGTAGTAGCCTGGGTAATGATAACTCCACTGTAGTAGCCTGGGTAACGATAACTCCACTGTAGTAGCCTGGGTAACGATAACTCCACTGTAGTAGCCTGGGTAATGATAACTCCACTGTAGTAGCCTGGGTAACGATAACTCCACTGTAGTAGCCTGGGTAACGATAACTCCACTGTAGTAGCCTGGGTAACGATAACTCCACTTTAGTAGCCTGGGTAACGATAACTCCACTGTAGTAGCCCGGGTAACGATAACTCCACTGTAGTAGCCCGGGTAACGATAACTCCACTGTAGTAGCCTGGGTAACGATAACTCCACTGTAGTAGCCTGGGTAATGATAACTCCACTGTAGTAGCCTGGATAACTGAGCTATATTGATGTAATATGTTTTATCTTGACAGCTACGGTATAAAGCCAGACTGTCCATGCCCAGAAACACTAGTGTACAACTTTATAAGACAACTTTATAAGGTTGGAATTCAGTATTAATGAGATACAGGATAACAAAGGGGCCCTGTGTTTGTCTGTGGGAACAAGTACAGTATGGTCCCCTCCTTTCTTTTCCATTAAGACTAAACATAATCTCTGTTGTGTGCCAGGGCttagaagaggaagaagaggaaccCTTAACCAATGACAGATGCTTCGATATGTATCGTAAAAACGGCTTTGAAACTTGGCCTCTGGAGTATACTCACATTCACTCGTTACCAAGGATGCAACATCTGATGGCAGGAACTATTTCCCCAGCTCAATCAATACCATATGATTCACAGGGTGTATTTGTATACCATTGGGCTCTTTTGTCAATGCAAAACAAGCTGTATTGCTTATTAGGATAAACTGATATGAAATACTTTTAGTGACAATTCAATATGATGGGTCTGTCTAATTTCACACATCATTAGACTAAATGAAGTAGAGTAAGTGGAGTACAGTGTGCTTGCACTGCCCCACagactaatctctctctctctctctctctctctctctctctctctcccacacacaccctGAGGTTGGAAAGCCCTTTAGCCTTGTGAGACATGTCACACTCATCCAATCCACGGAATTCTCAGAGGAACTCGCTCTCATGCAggtgagaaaacacacacacagtacacagagagacagagagagagagagagacggagagagagagagagagatggagagagagagagagacggaggtcCTATTCTACTCAGCACGGAGGCAGACTCACTGTTTTGGTGCGTGTGTACACTGTTTTGGTGCGTGTGTACACTGTTTTGGTGCGTGTGTACACTGTTTTGGTGCGTGTGTACAACGTTTCCAGCGCGTATGCACTGTCTCCACTCTCAGCTTATTAAAACGGAGATgaccaagagggagagagacaataaTAACTTCAGCATCGCACTCAAGTCATTGTCAACATACTTATTATCTTAGCCCTATCAAGTGACCACAACCTTTCCAAGACGAATAGATTTAGCCAATTTGAATTCTTGTTAAATGGGCATTTCCCGGAGACGGGAAGTATTGCTATTGAAATGTTTAGTATTTTATGTTAAAAATGCAACTACTGGATTTTATTTCATAACTTGCTCTGCATTTTTGTTTGAGAAGTGGACAACATTCTGACGGAATAGTATCGCCTTCATACTTCAAACCAAAAGGACCTTGCGCAAATGAAAAGTTGTCCAACAGAGTTTTTTTATTTTGGTGCTTTGGGAATTTGAAAGGGAATAAAGAGACTTAGGAACTGATGATGTCGAAGACTGTCAAATTTATCACCGGAATATTTATAGTTTTCCAGTATCAAATAACTAATGTGGAATTGATGCCTGCCAGTGGTAAGTCATTATTTAAAATAGTCTTTATTTATCGTAAGTCATTATTGTTCTTCAATTCTCTTTGGTGTGTTTTGTTTTTGAAGCTCAGTCGTGTGGACTAAGATTTCTATATAGCCTTAATGTTTTGGCAAGTTATTTACtttttaaataaatcaaatattgaAGGAATTACTGCAAACATTAGACCAGTAAAGTACAGGATAAAATGCTGTGATAGGCTATATCACTGCCATACTGAATCCTTAGAGAGTGGACACAGTTCTCTGGCATAGAATAGAATACTTCCCAAGTGACTTTACTAAGATAAGAGGAGATAAGATAACTTAACAAGATAAGTGGACTTGCTACATAAATGTCACTTTGCTGACATGCATGTAGGTTTGTTACTGCTTGTAGTGTCAGTTCATGGCTCATTAAAGGGGCAATAAGTAATTGCAACATTCATTTGTATACACAtggattcttgaagaatataatttataaatgcctcatgagcttcaATTGTCACACTCCATCAGAGCCCAAACTAGGAGCTTGTTTTACTCTGGTGTTTGTAAGCAaagtaattgtaaacaaacactgtatagcctcaaaacaagTTTAAAACTGTAAATTTGATCtaatggatggccagtccttgcatctgtagctctgtcttagaaTTTGACAGATGCTACATgtatccagccccatccctaagcTATTTACCAAATCAGTGGCGGGGTGCCCGCTTTCTTACTGTTTACAACTGCAGATTGCTCATTAAACCAGTTTCTTTTAGGTGTTCTATATGTCTCCCAACCACAATAACACTTCTACGTCTGCTGATGCTAGTAGAACACTATGTGACATACTCTATGAGACTCACAACATGTCTTCCTCCATCATAACTGCCCCATAACGTCTGGGTTGGGCCTGCCAGTGTGAAGAATGTGCGGCAGCCTTTCACTCTCTCCTGCGAAAAGAGGGGGGAGTTTAGGTGCACTGCTGTCCCTGGCAGGATGATTGAGGGAAGGTGGATGTTTGTTTTTCCCAGGGAAGAGAGGTTAGTATGCTGTTTGTGTCTGTCACATGTTGAcactgacaggcaggcagacgaAGGCTAGTATATAAAGATGGGTTTAGTTCCAAGGACTGAAGACGTTCAGTCATTGTCAACCTCACATGGGAGATTCCTGGGCCCTTTTCAAACACTGGTGAGATGAAAGGTAACCAGCACACTATGTCACAGGGAGCCCCTTCTACTCTCCTCAGGGGTCTCCCATCCTGGTGTGCAGGGGTTGGCCCTCTCTAGATGAGAGTCAGATCTGGATCAAATACATTGTGTGTCAAATAATTTGAAGTGTACGCTTGATTTCGCTTGACCGGAATTCAGGGTGGTTTGCATTGGTTCCATTGTATTAGGCAATGGAAggcctgtcccagacctgctgttttcaactctctagagacagcaggagcagtagagattcTCTGAATGatctgctatgaaaagccaactgacatttactcctgaggtgctgacctgttgcaccgatcgacaaccactgtgattattattatttgaccatgctggtcatctatgaacatttgagcatcttggccatgtactgttataagctccacccagcacagcctgaagaggactggccacccctcatagccggttcctctctaagtttcttctggtatttctagggagtttttcccagccaccgtgcttctacacctgcattgcttgctgtttggggttttaggctgggtttctgtacaccactttgagatatcagctgatgtaagaaggtctttataaatacatttgatttaggcTAAATCAAGCACACCTCATGTATCtgaatgtgtttttgtttggTCCAGGTCTGGGGAGTGTGTCTGAGGACCAGGGATCCTCCAGccagaggtggaggaggtggctgGCCATCCCCAGGCCGGGTGCCCCGAGCTGGGCCAGTGACGACCTCCACAGCCACTACAAGGACCAGGATGACCTACTGACTGAGGAGAGACATGACAACAGCTCCCAGATTGAAgtaggaacaacaacaacaatttcATGACCAGGACAGTTATAAAGTCTGGGCCCTAGTTAATTAGACCCCAGGGTGTTTCCTGACATCATGACCAGGACAGTAATAAAGTCTGAGCCCTAGTTAATTAGACCCCAGGGTATTTCCTGACATCATGACCAGGACAGTAATAAAGTCTGACCCCTAGTTAATTAGACCCCAGGGTGTTTCCTGACATCATGACCAGGACAGTAATAAAGTCTGAGCCCTAGTTAATTAGGCCCCAGGGTGTTTCCTGACATCATGACCAGGACAGTAATAAAGTCTGAGCCCTAGTTAATTAGACCCCAGGGTATTTCCTGACATCATGACCAGGACAGTAATAAAGTCTGAGCCCTAGTTAATTAGACCCCAGGGTGTTTCCTGACATCATGGCCAGGACAGTAATAAAGTCTGAGCCCTAGTTAATTAGACCCCAGGGTGTTTCCTGACATCATGACCAGGACAGTAATAAAGTCTGGGCCCTAGTTAATTAGACCCCAGGGTGTTTCCTGACATCATGACCAGGACAGTAATAAAGTCTGAGCCCTAGTTAATTAGACCCCAGGGTGTTTCCTGACATCATGACCAGGACAGTAATAAAGTCTGAGCCCTAGTTAATTAGACCCCAGGGTGTTTCCTGACATCATGACCAGGACAGTAATAAAGTCTGAGCCCTAGTTAATTGGACCCCAGGGTGTTTCCTGGACCGGTCTTGTGTTTAGGAAAAGTCAGGACCCTAGTTAATTAGACCCCAGGGTGTTTCCTGACATCATGACCAGGACAGTAATAAAGTCTGAGCCCTAGTTAATTAGACCCCAGGGTGTTTCCTGACATCATGACCAGGACAGTAATAAAGTCTGAGCCCTAGTTAATTAGACCCCAGGGTGTTTCCTGGACAGGTCTTGTGTTTAGGAAAAGTCAGGACCCTGTCATGTTTAATAATGTTTCATGTTCTGTCATATCGGTATGATATAGAACTCTACGCACTCTACATCTCACTGTCAGAATCAAGCTTGAAATGATCTCTCATTGTTCAGCACATATTCAGGACTTATAGTGTATAACATCGAACACGGTGTGTCCCAAccttggtcctccagtacccccaacagtacacgtttattgtaaccctggacaagcacacctgattcaacttgttaactaatcatcaagccctcaatgagctgAAGAGGTGTGTTTGTCAAGGGCTACAACAGGGTTGGAAAACACTGAATTCTAACATGAATATTGTTTATCCCCGGAAACACTGAATGCTAACAGGAATGTTGATTATCCCAGGAAACACTGAATGCTAACATGAATGTTGTTTATCCCAGGAAACACTGAATGCTAACATGAATGTTGTTTATCCCAGGAAACACTGAATGCTAACATGAATGTTGTTTATCCCAGGAAACACTGAATGCTAACATGAATGTTGTTTATCCCAGGACATGAACCATAGCTACTACACATCTAAGATCTACGGGGCTACAGAGACTGCTGGTAAATATCTGTGGGTGGACATAGATCAGCTGGACCCAGGGAAGGGGAAGATCCACGGCCTGctgtccaacacacacagacaagcagcGGTACGCAGCCTTAGGGCAGAGGATATCAAACCATCAAGGATAAGGGCATGCTCCTGTTTAGTGGATACTGTCATGACAAGTCAGCGCCTAGCTCTGCAGCCGACTGCTACCTGTATGACTTCTACAATATCAGTGGAGATCACTCATACCTTGTGGCACCTTGTCTTGTCACTGAAACTCATCTTTGTTTTTGTGGTTTTTCTCCTTTCATTTCTCCTTTCAGAGTGTTCATCTGTCCTTTGACTTCCCGTTCTATGGTCACATACTGAGAGAAATCACAGTGGCAACTGGTGGTATGTCAAACTCTGATGAATGAGAATGAATATGTGAGAAACTACCACCATTATAAGGGACCTCCACCATCACTTCCTGAAAtaagaggggtgtgtgtgtgtgtgtgtgtgtgtgtgtgtgtgtgtgcgcgcgcgcaccCCCTCCATCAGGTTTCATCTACACAGGCGATGTCATCCACAGGATGCTGACGGCCACTCAGTACATCGCCCCTCTGATGGCCAACTTTGACCTCAGTATGTCCACAAACTCGACCATCAGTTACTTTGACAACGGTAAGACATATAGACATAGAGCCAAACAGGCAATTGTGTCTCGATAGATGTTAAGCCCTGCTCAGTCAATCAAAGGTTTTCTAGAAAATTCAAGGGCAACTAACTTTATCCATGTGCAGTGAATTAACATAGCTACTGTCTTTGTGTATCAAGCACAGCCTTGGTGGTTCTaaccagcctgtgtgtgtgtctctgtctgtcctctaggTACAGCCTTGGTGGTTCTaaccagcctgtgtgtgtgtgtctatgtctgtcctTTAGGTACAGCCTTGGTGGTTCTAAccagcctgtgtgtgtttctctgtctgtcctttAGGTACAGCCTTAGTAGTCCAGTGGGATCAGGTTCACCTACAGGACAGTGTAAGTCAAGGCCCATTTACCTTCCAGACCGCTCTGCACAGTGACGGACGCATCGTCTTCGCCTACAAAGAGGTGACGCTCCTCTTCCTCGCTAACTATTACTTATTCTAGAGAAGTAGAGCTATTTGCCTTTAGCTTTAATTGTAATGAATGTGTATACCTCATTGTCCTGTGTGTAGgttcccattgacatcaatgagATCAGGTCAGTGAACCATCCTGTCAAAGTGGGCCTCTCAGACGCATTTGTGGTGCTTCATGAGATTGAGCAGATACCCAGTGAGTACCATAATGTCTCTGTGTGCCCCCCgcatccctggtcctccagtaagATTGGATCTGACTGCAGTCTGACCACCATTGACCACCTTCTCATTATGCCAGATGTTCGCAGGAGGACCATCTATGAGTACCACAAAGTGGACATCCTCAAGTCCAAGATCGCCAACTCTACAGCGGTTGAGATGCTTCCTCTGCCCAGTAAGTTTATAACCCTGTTTATACCTTGTTCTAACGTGTCctgtgtcctgatcttgtccacattctgattgtgcccacattttcagaCGTGCGTCTACACATAGTGTTAAAATGTGTCACTTATCTGTCCACTGTGTCCACATTTTGACCTGCTTTCCTGGTCTCTCCCTGTATGTAAATCATTTGACAGATAgtctttcaaaataatatttatttattttaagacatactgtatattgatgCCATAAGTCAATTGTGCCACGTCAATGGTTTTAGAGGgccttatacagtggggcaacaaagtatttagtcagccaccaattcttcaaacaggtgccattaatacaggtaacgagtggaggacagaggagcctcttaaagaagaagttacaggtctgtgagagccagaaatcttgcttgtttgtaggtgaccaaatacttattttccaccatagtttgcaaataaattcattaaaaatcctacaatgtgattttctggattttttttctcattttgtctgtcatagttgaagtgtacctatgatgaaaattacaggcctctctcatctttttaagtgggagaacttgcacaattggtggctgacaaaatacttttttgccccactgtatattgatgATTTGAATGGTTTCACTCTCCAGATCCGAATACACTTGTAAGATATCCAGATACAGTGGGTCCCTGGCTACCTTTGGAGGTGTtcaggaagatctgatcacaatcagtCTTTTAACTGTCTACACCAGTCCAAAAATGTTGGCACAATCACAATCAGGGCAAAGGACACATGTTAGAACTAGGCATAAACGGGGCTTAAGTCTACAGGGTTCTTTACAGTTATATCTATGGTAATTATTTGTGCTGGGCTAGAGCAACCTTTGGTGTACTAGGATCTCGCTTTTTTTTCTCTTAGCTTGTCTTCAGTTTTCCAGCTGTGGGCCTTGTATGTCATCTGAGATCGGCTTCAACTGCAGCTGGTGCAGCAGACTGCACAGGTAAAAGTCCAGGTCAAGTTTGTTATTGCCATTTGTAGGTACAGAATGCATACAGTGGAATTTTGCTGTGACAAGAGTTCAAAGAAAAATGTAACAACCTATCTCTCCCAAATCAGCACCATGTTGTGTCCTAAtggttgttctgttctgttatttaTAACAGGTGTTCCAGTGGCTTCGACCGGCATCGTCAGGACTGGGTAGATAAGGGCTGTCCTGAAGCGGTATTGAACAGTTCACTATTCACTTCATTTGTTTTCTTCTGCCTCAAGGAAACTCATTCAAAACTGGAAACTAATTCACGTTGTCTTGATTTCACAGGGGAAAAACCAGAGCTGTGTTCAGATGGTTCacaccaacaccacaacaccttACAATGTGCCTAACGCTCACACTACAACCACTCCAGTTGCCATGACAAGAACAGTGCAACAGCGGActaccacctccatcaccacaactacctcctctaccaccactaccactgccACTACTACATCCAGAGCCAGACCTAGCCCCACTGTCACCACTGCCCTCCCCTTCACCAGTGCTCCTACGGTGGGTAAGTAGTAGTACCACTACCTGGCCTTTTTGATCAAAACACAATTACCATTTGGTGTGATGGGATGAGTGAGTGCCCTGGTGGGTTTACAATGACTTAACATTTACCAAGCCCTGGTGGGTTTACAATGACTTAACATTACCAAGCCCTGGTGGGTTTACAATGACTTAACATTTACCAAGCCCTGGTGGGTTTACAATGACTTAACATTTACCAAG
This window contains:
- the LOC112226377 gene encoding plexin domain-containing protein 2-like; the protein is MNHSYYTSKIYGATETAGKYLWVDIDQLDPGKGKIHGLLSNTHRQAASVHLSFDFPFYGHILREITVATGGFIYTGDVIHRMLTATQYIAPLMANFDLSMSTNSTISYFDNGTALVVQWDQVHLQDSVSQGPFTFQTALHSDGRIVFAYKEVPIDINEIRSVNHPVKVGLSDAFVVLHEIEQIPNVRRRTIYEYHKVDILKSKIANSTAVEMLPLPTCLQFSSCGPCMSSEIGFNCSWCSRLHRCSSGFDRHRQDWVDKGCPEAGKNQSCVQMVHTNTTTPYNVPNAHTTTTPVAMTRTVQQRTTTSITTTTSSTTTTTATTTSRARPSPTVTTALPFTSAPTVDDTKFSLHTEKESPAEVDEPEEEQREVRLQTGLLVGISLVMITMAAAVIATVYMYNHPTSSASLFFIERRPARWPAMKMRFCRSSGNPAYAEVEDPGLEKDDLVVIDPIHTFVISGHDRRESFMDSKDGFIVPNQRERFLSDHC